Genomic DNA from Scatophagus argus isolate fScaArg1 chromosome 15, fScaArg1.pri, whole genome shotgun sequence:
TTTAGCAGTTATTCCATTACTGTCAGTTTTTGCCACACTGACTGCTGAACTGATGAAGTCCTTCACATAGACCATTTTGAACCCGTGTCTCCCTTTCTGTCACGCCTCTGTAGGTTCAGGGCGAACTCTCCGGGAGACAGTCCTGGAAAGTTCGCCCGTCCTGGCCCTGCTCAACCAGAACTTCATAAGCAGCTGGTCTCTGGTCAGAGAGCTGGAGAACATGCAggtgagcagcagcaacacctCGAGAAATTCAGCCAATAACCAGTGGACTGAAAAAAGTTTTACACTCCATTTacttaaatcattttcaaattttaagtACGCCCGTACTTCATGTTTCTTCCCCTGAACAGGCTAATAAGCAGAACCTCGAGTTGAGCGAAAAGGCCCGATTACACCTGGAGAAGTACAGCTTCCCTGTGGAGATGATGGTGGCACTGCCCAATGGAActattgtaaaatattttactctttTATCAGCACCTACAATGTTTGAAACATCCACCAGAGTCCGCAAATCATGTGTAGAAGCGCTCCAGTTGATTTATTAGTATTGACTCCATCAATTTATGCAAGTAGAAGGCTAAAATTGGATCATCTCCTAACCTTCTGGAAGTGGAAATGATTAATTTCATTGGTAATTACAGTATTTCATGCAGTTGTAGTCCCACTGTTAGGgcatgaaatatttattgatgTTCATGatcttctgtttatttcatttttattggcTGCCTTAAGTCTTTCATCTACCTCCTGTGTTGGCTTTAGGTCCACCACATCAATGCCAACTTCTTCCTGGACCAGACCGCCATGAAACCGGAGGAGGAAGGAGCAACTTTCAGCTTCTCTGGTGGGTTTGAGGACCCCTCCACATCCACGTATATCAACTTCCTGAAGGAGGGGTTGGAAAAAGCCAAGGAGTACCTGGCACAGTAATTTGTGTGAGGAGGAAATGATAGTCATTCCTCTGGGTAATGATCCAAGAGAAGGAAAACCCTCCAGCCATTATGTAGAAACGCTTTCATCATCGGCGTTGGCagctgaaaaaaacatttatgccTTCTGTCATCTTTGGTACTATTTATTTGGTTGTCTCAGAAAgttttatatacagtatttgtattGTGACAACTAGGCCATAGAAATGAACCACAGAGAAATATCGCCTCTCAAACCTGCTGTGACGGTCAGTATAGAATAATTTCATGACATACTATGCTTTGCACACTGAGCAGtaacagacacataaacacatttagaTCTGCTCCCTCTGCTTGTAGCTGCTGATTTATGGTGACAGTATAAACACAGGCCATTCCTAAGCACTATAAACGtgctacatttttttgtttgtttttaaatatgtcCTGGTGTTGCATGTGCAATATTTAATGGCAAAGTGAGCTTTCCTGCTGCTGAGCGTGCCCAGAGATGGAGCCGGAGCAGTTGTTCCCTTTCGTAGCTGCGTTTCAGCAGTTTGTGAAGACTTCGCCTGAAAGCTCTCTCCGGGCTGGGCGACGTCTGATGTTATTGCTGAGGCTGCTGGAGGGAACACCCTCCTCTGACTCAGGGGACAAAAGGCAGCAGGAAATACTTTACTGGACTGTGGCACATAAGAAGcattaattctgttttttgttgttgttgttgttgttcttcttatATTATGAGTTTAAAACcaaatgttgaatattttgcaggttttctgttttgaagATAATGTGACCACACCAAAGATTGTTTTTTAAGAAGAAATCAATCCGATAGGTTGCTTACCACTTGGtccatatttatgttttatatgtttttatgtaaccAAATCCTCTTATGTTTGCAAAACAGCTGAGAGGCACATGATACCGTGTGCTGTTGCTATTCTCTTTTAGGCTCCAGTCAAAATAATGAGTTTGCTTTAGCCTTTAGCTAGATGAGAGGAAATCCTCAAtggtaaaaaaataacatgccAATCTGCACCCACCATTAGcagttattttcacattttcagtcaaGTTTCCTCATGAAGTCCTCATATGTATTTAGTGTAAAATGGAACTAAATCATAATGAATAACATTAAGTTGGAAGGTGACACGGTCCACATGTCAGGGTCATACAAGGTCCATGTCAAACATATGCCTGCTTGGAGCCTTTAGAGGGAACACTGTTATTCTGTAATTCCTACGAGTGCCATTTTCACAACGGTGAagtaaaacctttttttttttgtttttttttctttaaacaaactgacttgtgtttgttgttttttgccaACATCAGTCACAGTGCATTTTAACAATCATTCacaaatttgaaattaaaattaacattttccaCTTTGTGCTGATTTTTATTAACTAATCTACAATACCGCACAACATCATCAGAGTAGATCAGGCTACAGtggaatgacaaaaaaaaaaaaaagtactgtaCTTCTCAAGCTTTCATGATCAGAAACCACAGAGTATGAGTCAgcaggtgaaatgaaaagagcTCAGAACAGTCATGAATATGACATACACGATTAATTTCAGTGTTAAtttctcctgtctttgtctAATTGATGAAAGTCGATTAGTGTCTGATCAGGGTAACTGCACGACTGTGTGCTGCGCATGTGCAGTTTTCATTGGAGAAATCCATTCATGAGAAGACTGGCGTACGTGTCTTCCAGTATTAACTGAACACAGTTATATAAAGTTGGCTGCATGCATAACCTATGAACGTAGGTTTAACATCGTGTTCACATGATAAATAATGAGATATCATGAAGTTACtgattcacattaaaagcaaattGAAGTGTCTGAGACTTGTAACCCACTCCATTCAAAAATGAGGACTCAAAGAGTCCAGTTTCATAACAGTTCAGCTCCACTTGGCTCAGCAGAGCTCAGTCTAGTTGCCAAACCCACAGGAATGAgtcaacaatgaaaatgtcgACCACTAAACCCCGCTCAGGAACAGCAAGCTGCTCAGGATCAGCCTTGTTCGGTTCATTTCTTTTCACTAAATCCACAGCACTTAATCCAGCAGTTTGTGGTTTATTTTCTTACATGGATGTTACCAGGAAATGAATGAGCGGCCGTTTTTCCTCGGTGATAAATGATGAAGCTGGTCAGCGGGGACGAGGTACGTCAAAGAGAAACTCTGCAGTGACTCGGTAACTTCAGCTGAACGTCCACACCTCCAACTCCATGACTCGGAAGTCATCGGTTTCCGAGAGGCAACAGTTATTGAAGGTGTAGCAGGGGCTGCTGTGACCCATGTACAAATTCTCATCCACCCACAGCCCAAAGTGACCACTGCAGGAATTaagaaaaagttttaaaaaattattattgttaaatatGCCAAAcgcagcacagacagaacaaagtgaacaaaactgaattcaagagagagaatttaaaaaaaaattcaaataattcaAGAGAGAAAGTTCATAAAACAATTACCTGCCACCACCAATGGCAAAGGAGTCCATGTCTCCTTTAATAAAAAATGAGTTCTCTCCAGTCCAtctgaaacactgcagagaaaaggcaaaaacaaaaatcagaaataaaaagaatcaGCAGACTGACTGATCCATCAGAAATAAGGAAACACTCTGTGAACGGTCGCTAGGTGTTACCTTAAATCTGGGATGCAACATGAAGAGGAAAGTTTCTCCTGTGCCGTAGAACGTCTCACTGAGCCtcagagggtgagagaggaaggCCCCGAACATCTGATGAAACAAAGTGACAAgagaaacagcaacaacaacaaaacgcAATGAGAAAAAATAGACGATTAAAACATCTAAAACTGATATTAGAGATATCATGTACAGTGCGTTTTACCTCATCATGCGCATCCTTAATGACAATAAGCACAGGTGAGTCTGTGGCACTGAGTTTTCTGTAGAGGGACTTCAGGCTGGCGCCATGACGGGACGTACTGTAAGCCAGCTGCCAGCTGTGGCCAACTGTCCTGGCGGGAAGCTCCTTACAAAGCTGAGAAAGAATTAAAGCAGGGGAAAAATATTTGACAACAGTAATTCAGGAAGGAGAATAAATATGAACAGATGTCATTTTACACAATTAAGCTCAAATTTACCATCTGCGTGAACGTCGAGAAGAAGGGTGCTTTCAGTGCTCCAAAACATAATGAATTAGCCAATTACACAAGCTCCTCTGAACTTAGTGTGGCTCTTTCTACATGTAGATTTAGTCatctttaaattaaaactggCTGCACTGCAAACCACAAAACGGCTCTTGGAAATAAGTTGTTAAATATTGACAATGCATAACTTTTGAGTAGCTGATGTAACCAACCGACAAAATTAGACTTGCTAATATGTAAACTGTAGTCAAAGAGTATAACAGGCATTATGGATTATATTTGAGTAAAgcgtgttttcatttttatagcccaaaatcacaaaacCTAGGAGGAAAGAGTCCTCAAAAAACTgtaatggggaaaaaaagggagaaacatTCTAATAAAgctaaaatatctgaaatgcTGCTTAATAAGGATGCAAAGAGATGCAGATGTTTTATACTGAATAACCTTAATTAACATAACCAACATCATCGCAGATTTCATCTGTCCTAGATATAATGTGAATGAGTGtttaaaatgggaaaataaacagcaaatagtaaaataaatagaaaatagtaAATTTAGAAATCAtttaacaacaacacatttctgaaaCACTCATGTTTGTCAGTTAAGTTTAAGGCCATACTAAAGTGTCGAAATAAAATCACAGTCATCACTATTACAGTCAAAAACCAAACATGTAATTATTAATTCAGTTATTAATAGTTTTTAAtagttaaaagtaaaaaaaaaaaaaaaggtgaaatatcagaaatgttcCCATTTTTATTCCTGAAGTTTTAATGACTGAAGGTGAGTGTGAGAAGTTTGTAGTTATACTTTCTGTGTGTCACTCACCTCTCTGACATGTGAAGCCTCTAAAATGTTGCTGCTCTCCACAATGTTACCGAGTCCTTCGGGGTCCCTGTCAACAACCAGGGTCGGCTTGTCTGCGCTCTCTTCCATCAACACCATCTGCACAAAAGCATTAAAGcgttcaaaacaaaactgacacacTGAGCCAGTTCATTCTACAACATCGAGGCGAGATGACAGctcatttttgtcttcatcacaAATCAAATGTTTCTGTCGGTTTCCTGTGGTCTACCCTCCTGTGAGACTGAAATGATCCCACTCACCTCCCAGTCGTCCCCTGAGCTGCGGTGCCTGTGGAGCACCTCcaccccttcctcctcctccttgtcctccacCTCCGCTTTGTCTTCGATGAGCACAAACTCCTCTTCCTCACGAtccgcctccacctcctcctcccctccctcgcGTATACACAAGTCTGGTCGATGGTGTGCAAGGTAGGCATACAACTCGTCAGAGCTGCAGggggaaaagagaagaagtCACTCAGACATGTTTGAACAGCAAACAATCCAAACATCTGTATCAACGCAGCGAGAAGAGACCTTAGCAGGAGGCGACTTTTGAATGTAACTCACGCTTTTACTTTTACAACACACACTAAAAGAGTGTTTGGATGTCACACTCGCCCCTTTCGCAGCGATCACACACGGCTAATTGTTGACTGATTTATTCCTGAGAGTTacctttttacttttactgcagtgaaGGTGATGTAGTTGTTTTGATAATGTTCACAGATTGATGAGAGATCAGTAGACAGAGAAAGTAAATATTCAACTGATGTGACAACAGGTGGTTGAGTACTGCACAGACAGTGGACACAGTTGTTTTATGTCTTTCCagagtttggaaaaaaaacaaaaaacaaaaaaaatcctagatgatgtcacagtgacgTCATCAGGGTTATGTCTGCTCAGGCTTGAGgcatacaaaaacagaaaacctgaaTTACACACTGGATGTGTTTGACTGGTATTGAATTGGTACACAGGGGGCAAGGAGAGTCTGATGAAAGATGCTAGTGAAAAGCATTATGGGAAACGGAGGTTCCTTGCTTGACCCAATCGAGGGACTAAAAGTCATAACATCTTGGCACACTCACTGAAGAATAAATATTATTCTAACACTCAAATTCAAAGCCCCGCTCTGAGGAAATAACAAACTGTATATTATACTGTTTGTACAATGTAAGAAATTctaaatatatattatactaAATCATACATAACTACGACTGGTAACTCCACATAGTCATAAACAATAAGGTATTTCTTTTAACCCAGATCTTTGCTTGGAATCTTTTGCATTTACAATAGTGCCAAGGAGGACAACTAATTTATGCAACTATCAGCAACGTCATCCTTATACGtttaatacaaaacataaatatgcaTCACCCCAAATATGCTAccagtgtcatttttttaactgaatttaGGCTTCAGGAAACACTCTGGTCATTCACAGTGAGGACTAAATCAGCTACAGAGCCGCTTTCTCAAAAGACAAGTGACTGAGGAAACAATAGAACATCACTAAACTAAACCTCTGGTCCATGCACATTTCTCATTAGTTACTGCACCTGTCTTGTGAAAGGGCGAGCCAGGCATCCGTTCTGGGTAAGGTTTTGGCCGGCCCCAGCTGAAAGCCCACTGCACCCTTTCTCTTTCCTGCAGATGGCTGAACCCGCAGCCGTATGAACATCAGACTGCCGGAACTGCCGGCTGATGACCTCCGAGGCACTGAAAGTCGGAGAACAAGAGTCGAACTGCtgttaagaaaatgaaaacaaaaaaataaacaatcccTGAGGCGGATCGCAGTTCACATTCGTACCTGCAGTCTCACTCTTCACAGAGGccttctctgtttcttcagtgttCAGCTTACTCTCCGTCTCTTGACCTCCACAGCAGAAGGTGGCGGCACTGCTCAGGACAGCCACGCCCAGGACGCCTACAGACGCCTCTGACAGCACCTCCAGCGGGCTGCTATCAAGCTCCCCCTCAGCCTCCGCCatgtctctgctctctgcctcctcctcctcctcagaagCCTCTTTGGTCAAGCTCAGAGCCAGACTATTTAACTCTGATGGAGCCACAGACTCCAGAGCTGGGATTGACTCCCCCTCCTGATTTGGGAAACCGACTGTTTGCTTTTTGGCGCTTTTCAACTTCTGGaaaattttctttccttttttcctagTAAGAAATGCACGAGAAAATGCTTATATTGACTTTTCATGTAATCCGtagtgtctgtgtatgtgtgtgtggttcgaGAATAGTGTATCACTACTGACCTCTGCTGGGACGTGTTGAAATGAACATGTGAGATATCAGAGAAGAAggagacagatgacagattGTCAACAGAGCACGACAGGAGATATTCCTCACAGCCATGTTCCCTCACCAGAGGATGCGTCTTACATGGGTCAAAGAAGATTTTATTAGAAGTCACCAACAGGATACCTGAAACCACACCctaacagagaaagaaaacattagcCCACAAGTTTGTATAAGCGTCAAACACAGAACAAGCCCAAGTGCTGTTCACACCCACCTTACGGTCCGTGATGTAGCGACAAAACAGCTTGAGGTACTGCATGGCCTCTGGTCCCTCCCCATGGCAGCACTCTGTCGGCAGGGCCAGTAAGCAGAGCTGCCCATCAGGCATCGGCACCGCCTCCACATCCTGTCGTCACATATTGTACCAACGTCAGCAACAGAATGTGCATTCTGATAAAgcaagagctgaaatgattaccAACAACAATTTGGATCATTTATTAACCATTTATGTAAAAAATTTACTGGAATTCGCTCTGCAAAAGtaaatatttgctgcttttcatttgatAAAAGTAAACTATATGTGGGCTTTGATAAAACAAGCAACTGAAATGAGctaaatttgttttcatgataTTGTTACTGTTTTGAATGTCTTATAGACCTAATGATTTATTAGTAAATATAATAATGCCTCAAAAGGCACAACATTTGATGTTTCCTTTCATTAAGAGCTCCATAATGTCATGTATTTGTGCAGAAAAGAAGTGAGTCAAGCTCTTTATATTTCTGTAAACAGCTTTAACATCCAAGTCGGATTCTTGCTCGCTGGCATCATTTTTGAAACAAAGACTTCACACAAAAAGCTCACCAGGGCTGTAATGTTTTCATGACTGTGTCTTGTTTCCACAGCAACACACTGTGTTCATTTGAtcctttatgaaaaaaaaaaattccacagctcatttttcttctccacaGCTATTAACTGTCTAATAACAGGAAAACATGGCAGAGCACCTGCACC
This window encodes:
- the si:ch211-15d5.11 gene encoding nuclear receptor coactivator 7 isoform X3, whose amino-acid sequence is MPQPAASSQRLNQPIVGRPLNHIPHIRNPKLRQYYLQGTSWDLNNTAVKQERMERPSDDSTSRRDVPGDTVFSVSSQFSSISASSAEECKTGHHPSRSSLNLPSSSVTLIPREQLVVPKGKNTSTSQGSSQADLDSGSDPNPKRDVEADPDSLDILAAQPQSPSPEAEYDKLLDVEAVPMPDGQLCLLALPTECCHGEGPEAMQYLKLFCRYITDRKGVVSGILLVTSNKIFFDPCKTHPLVREHGCEEYLLSCSVDNLSSVSFFSDISHVHFNTSQQRKKGKKIFQKLKSAKKQTVGFPNQEGESIPALESVAPSELNSLALSLTKEASEEEEEAESRDMAEAEGELDSSPLEVLSEASVGVLGVAVLSSAATFCCGGQETESKLNTEETEKASVKSETAVPRRSSAGSSGSLMFIRLRVQPSAGKRKGAVGFQLGPAKTLPRTDAWLALSQDSSDELYAYLAHHRPDLCIREGGEEEVEADREEEEFVLIEDKAEVEDKEEEEGVEVLHRHRSSGDDWEMVLMEESADKPTLVVDRDPEGLGNIVESSNILEASHVRELCKELPARTVGHSWQLAYSTSRHGASLKSLYRKLSATDSPVLIVIKDAHDEMFGAFLSHPLRLSETFYGTGETFLFMLHPRFKCFRWTGENSFFIKGDMDSFAIGGGSGHFGLWVDENLYMGHSSPCYTFNNCCLSETDDFRVMELEVWTFS
- the si:ch211-15d5.11 gene encoding nuclear receptor coactivator 7 isoform X1, with the protein product MAQSVRRPETLRAMDHEPQRDKTRTSYFGNVKTRLGSKLPPGVSQPPQFAKRPWETQPKARAMPQPAASSQRLNQPIVGRPLNHIPHIRNPKLRQYYLQGTSWDLNNTAVKQERMERPSDDSTSRRDVPGDTVFSVSSQFSSISASSAEECKTGHHPSRSSLNLPSSSVTLIPREQLVVPKGKNTSTSQGSSQADLDSGSDPNPKRDVEADPDSLDILAAQPQSPSPEAEYDKLLDVEAVPMPDGQLCLLALPTECCHGEGPEAMQYLKLFCRYITDRKGVVSGILLVTSNKIFFDPCKTHPLVREHGCEEYLLSCSVDNLSSVSFFSDISHVHFNTSQQRKKGKKIFQKLKSAKKQTVGFPNQEGESIPALESVAPSELNSLALSLTKEASEEEEEAESRDMAEAEGELDSSPLEVLSEASVGVLGVAVLSSAATFCCGGQETESKLNTEETEKASVKSETAVPRRSSAGSSGSLMFIRLRVQPSAGKRKGAVGFQLGPAKTLPRTDAWLALSQDSSDELYAYLAHHRPDLCIREGGEEEVEADREEEEFVLIEDKAEVEDKEEEEGVEVLHRHRSSGDDWEMVLMEESADKPTLVVDRDPEGLGNIVESSNILEASHVRELCKELPARTVGHSWQLAYSTSRHGASLKSLYRKLSATDSPVLIVIKDAHDEMFGAFLSHPLRLSETFYGTGETFLFMLHPRFKCFRWTGENSFFIKGDMDSFAIGGGSGHFGLWVDENLYMGHSSPCYTFNNCCLSETDDFRVMELEVWTFS
- the si:ch211-15d5.11 gene encoding nuclear receptor coactivator 7 isoform X2, which encodes MAQSVRRPETLRAMDHEPQRDKTRTSYFGNVKTRLGSKLPPGVSQPPQFAKRPWETQPKARAMPQPAASSQRLNQPIVGRPLNHIPHIRNPKLRQYYLQGTSWDLNNTAVKQERMERPSDDSTSRRDVPGDTVFSVSSQFSSISASSAEECKTGHHPSRSSLNLPSSSVTLIPRELVVPKGKNTSTSQGSSQADLDSGSDPNPKRDVEADPDSLDILAAQPQSPSPEAEYDKLLDVEAVPMPDGQLCLLALPTECCHGEGPEAMQYLKLFCRYITDRKGVVSGILLVTSNKIFFDPCKTHPLVREHGCEEYLLSCSVDNLSSVSFFSDISHVHFNTSQQRKKGKKIFQKLKSAKKQTVGFPNQEGESIPALESVAPSELNSLALSLTKEASEEEEEAESRDMAEAEGELDSSPLEVLSEASVGVLGVAVLSSAATFCCGGQETESKLNTEETEKASVKSETAVPRRSSAGSSGSLMFIRLRVQPSAGKRKGAVGFQLGPAKTLPRTDAWLALSQDSSDELYAYLAHHRPDLCIREGGEEEVEADREEEEFVLIEDKAEVEDKEEEEGVEVLHRHRSSGDDWEMVLMEESADKPTLVVDRDPEGLGNIVESSNILEASHVRELCKELPARTVGHSWQLAYSTSRHGASLKSLYRKLSATDSPVLIVIKDAHDEMFGAFLSHPLRLSETFYGTGETFLFMLHPRFKCFRWTGENSFFIKGDMDSFAIGGGSGHFGLWVDENLYMGHSSPCYTFNNCCLSETDDFRVMELEVWTFS